Genomic segment of Gilliamella apis:
GACGGAAGATTTTTTGGTACATAAATCTCGAGAAGGTTTAGAGGAGAGATTAGAATTTCTTTTTCCTGATCCGGAAGAACGAAAACAAAAACGTTCACAATATGATGAGCGATTAGAAACAGAATTAAACGTAATAAATCAGATGGGGTTTCCGGGTTACTTTTTGATCGTAATGGAATTTATTCAATGGTCGAAAGATAACGATATTCCCGTTGGTCCTGGACGTGGTTCAGGGGCAGGATCACTGGTTGCGTATGCTTTAAAAATAACTGATTTAGATCCATTAGCATTTGATTTACTGTTTGAACGTTTTTTGAATCCAGAACGGGTTTCTATGCCGGATTTTGATGTCGACTTTTGTATGGAAAAGCGTGATATGGTTATTGATCACGTTGCTGATATGTATGGTCGGGATGCGGTATCTCAGATTATTACCTTTGGTACTATGGCTGCTAAAGCGGTTATTCGTGATGTAGGGCGAGTACTTGGCCATCCTTATGGATTTGTTGATCGTATATCAAAATTAATTCCTCTTGATCCTGGTATGACCTTAGCTAAAGCATTTGAAGCTGAACCACAATTGCAAGAGCTTTATGATAATAATGAAGAAGTTAAGTCTCTTATTGATATCGCAAGACAGTTGGAAGGTGTTACTCGAAATGCGGGTAAACATGCTGGAGGTGTCGTAATATCACCAACTAAGATTACTGATTTTTCTCCTATTTATTGTGATCCCGAGGGGCTCCATCCTGTAACTCAATTTGATAAAAATGATGTTGAATATGCAGGACTGGTTAAATTTGACTTCTTAGGATTACGCACCTTAACCATTATTGACTGGGCGATTAAAATGATTAATGAGCGCCAGTTAAGGGATGGTAAGCCAACAGTTGATATTACTCGTATTCCATTAGATGATGAAGAATCTTTCCAATTATTATTAAAGGCTGAAACAACTGCGGTCTTCCAATTGGAATCGCGTGGTATGAAAGATTTAATCAGGCGGTTAAAGCCCGACTGTTTTGAAGATATGATCGCTTTAGTTGCTTTATTTCGACCGGGGCCGTTACAGTCAGGGATGGTGGATAATTTTATTGACCGTAAGCATGGACGAGAAGAAGTATCTTATCCAGATATCAATCACCAACATGAATCTCTTAAACCAATATTAGAACCAACTTATGGCATAATTTTATATCAAGAACAAGTTATGCAAATTGCCCAAACACTATCTGGTTATACTCTAGGTGGCGCAGACTTGTTACGACGAGCGATGGGTAAGAAAAAACCAGAAGAGATGGCTAAGCAGCGTTCTGTTTTTAAAGAAGGTGCGGAAAAGCAAGGCGTTGATGGTGAACTTTCAATGCATATTTTTGATCTGGTTGAAAAATTTGCTGGTTATGGCTTTAATAAATCTCACTCTGCTGCTTATGCACTTGTTTCCTATCAGACTTTATGGTTAAAGACACATTATCCGGCTGAATTTATGGCTGCAGTAATGACTGCTGATATGGACAATACTGATAAAATTGTTGGTTTAGTTGACGAATGTCTACGAATGGGGTTGCAAGTTAATCCTCCTGATATTAATAGTGGTCTTTACCATTTTCATGTGAATGATAAAGGTGAAATTGTTTACGGTATTGGTGCTATAAAGGGAGTAGGGGAAGGCCCAATAGAAGCTATTGTTGAAGCTCGTAATAGCGGTGGTTATTTTAAAAATATCTTCGAGCTTTGTGCTCGAACGGATATGAAAAAAATTAATCGTCGAGTGTTAGAAAAATTAACTATGGCTGGTGCTTTTGATAAACTAGGACCACATAGAGCGGCTATTTTACATAGTATCAATGATGCCATGCAAGCGGCAGATCAATATGCTAAAGCGCAGAATATTGGTCAAGAAGATATGTTTGGCGTCCTTGCTGAAGAGCCAGAACAAGTTGAGCACGCATATGCCGCTGTACCTGAATTACCAGCACAAGTTTTACTTGATGGTGAACGTGAAGCATTAGGACTTTATTTAACCGGACATCCGGTTACCCAATATTTAAAAGAACTCAATCGATATTCTGGAGGTGTTCGTATTAGTGAGGCAGCACCTACTGGATGGGGAAAAATGGCTACTTTTGCCGGTATAGTTGTTGATGCCCGAGTTCGGATTACCAAAAAAGGTAATAAAATTGGATTATTCACTTTAGATGATAGGTCAGGACGAATTGATGGCATGCTTTTCTCTGAAGCATTAGATAAATTTGGGCATTTACTTGTAAAAGATAAAATTTTAATTGTTTCTGGTCAAGTAAGTCATGATGATTTCAATGGTGGCTTTAAATTATCTGTGCGAGACATTGTTGACTTAAAAGATGCTCGGGCTAAATATGTTAAGGGGTTAGCTATTACATTAACTGATATTGAGGTTAATCGGACAATCCTACAAAGGCTTCAACAAATTATAGAACCTTATCGACATGGTAGTGTGCCTGTTAATTTATATTATCAAAGAGAAGACTCCATCGTACGCCTGCAATTTGGTACCACTTGGCGTATAGTACCTGAAGATGCATTAATAATAGAACTAAAAACCTTACTAGGTAATGAACGTGTGAATTTTGAATTTGATTAATTAAGTTATATTAATCGAATAAGTAATAAAAAATCTGGGCTATTTAGATGTAAAGATTTAAATAAACATTAAAGGTGCTATTTAACCTGTTTAAGTGTATTAATAATAAATATTGATGACTTCAATGACAATTACATAGTAAAATTGATTTAATTTTATTTTAATAAATAGTCTGTATACTAAATTTAGTGACGTATTTTTTATAAAATACAAATAATACAAGAGGCAATCACAAGCGTT
This window contains:
- the dnaE gene encoding DNA polymerase III subunit alpha, encoding MTEPKFIHLHLHSDFSMIDGIAKVGTLVNEVSKLQMPAFAITDFTNLCGLVKFYGSAMGKGIKPIIGADLAVKNSQLSDDVYRLTLLAANNEGYQNLTLLISKAYQRGYIGDMPVVDQEWLRSHRDGLIILAGRDSDIGIGIIRDNQEIIEDAINFYRENFNQHFYFELVRTNRLNEELFIHSAIQLAEQYSLPVVATNDVRFLKSSDFEAHEIRVAIHDGNTLDDPNRPKNYSAEQYLRTEQEMCDLFSDIPEALENSVEIAKRCNVTIRLGEYFLPQFPTGDMSTEDFLVHKSREGLEERLEFLFPDPEERKQKRSQYDERLETELNVINQMGFPGYFLIVMEFIQWSKDNDIPVGPGRGSGAGSLVAYALKITDLDPLAFDLLFERFLNPERVSMPDFDVDFCMEKRDMVIDHVADMYGRDAVSQIITFGTMAAKAVIRDVGRVLGHPYGFVDRISKLIPLDPGMTLAKAFEAEPQLQELYDNNEEVKSLIDIARQLEGVTRNAGKHAGGVVISPTKITDFSPIYCDPEGLHPVTQFDKNDVEYAGLVKFDFLGLRTLTIIDWAIKMINERQLRDGKPTVDITRIPLDDEESFQLLLKAETTAVFQLESRGMKDLIRRLKPDCFEDMIALVALFRPGPLQSGMVDNFIDRKHGREEVSYPDINHQHESLKPILEPTYGIILYQEQVMQIAQTLSGYTLGGADLLRRAMGKKKPEEMAKQRSVFKEGAEKQGVDGELSMHIFDLVEKFAGYGFNKSHSAAYALVSYQTLWLKTHYPAEFMAAVMTADMDNTDKIVGLVDECLRMGLQVNPPDINSGLYHFHVNDKGEIVYGIGAIKGVGEGPIEAIVEARNSGGYFKNIFELCARTDMKKINRRVLEKLTMAGAFDKLGPHRAAILHSINDAMQAADQYAKAQNIGQEDMFGVLAEEPEQVEHAYAAVPELPAQVLLDGEREALGLYLTGHPVTQYLKELNRYSGGVRISEAAPTGWGKMATFAGIVVDARVRITKKGNKIGLFTLDDRSGRIDGMLFSEALDKFGHLLVKDKILIVSGQVSHDDFNGGFKLSVRDIVDLKDARAKYVKGLAITLTDIEVNRTILQRLQQIIEPYRHGSVPVNLYYQREDSIVRLQFGTTWRIVPEDALIIELKTLLGNERVNFEFD